The genomic interval ATCGGTGTCGTCGGTCCAAATTGACGATGGTGCACAGGTGAAAACGCAGCGAAACGGTTGAATTCGTGGAAAAGTGAGGCTGGCAACTGGTTGCAGCGACTCGGTAGGATAGGCAAGGAAATGCGAAATGGTGTGACACAACGATCCCCAGATCAGAATTCACCTTGAATGCCTCTGACTGTCGACGCAGAGAGAATCGAGTTGAGGTCGTTGATGAGTTGATCAGATCGAGACGCGTTGGAACGCGAGAAGTGAGACGATCGGCCGATCAAGGTGGCAGGACGAGCCTTCCGGTGATTTGATGAAATTTGAGTTTGAGGCAACCGACCGTCGCTGGCCGTGTAAATCCAACGCGAAAAGAGCGAAGACATGAAACGATTCTGGAAGCGACTGATCCTCCCGCTGTTGATCTCATCGGCCCTGAACAACTTCGTTCAGGCTCAGGTCACGGGGGGAAATCCGCTTCCGACTCAGCAGCAATTAAGTCATCTCAGCCTTGAGCGGGCCTGGTGGTCGCACGCGGTCATCAATCCGCAGCGCGACAAGGTTGAGCACGTCACCGTTGATGAAGATTTGGTTTATGTTCAGGCCACATCAGGAGTGATGACGGCCTTCGATGCCGAGAATGGGCGTCAGATCTGGTCGGTTCAAGTTGGACGCTTCGATCAACCGAGTTTTGCCGCAACGTCGAATGAAGATGAAGTGCTGACGGTGAACGGCGGATCGATGTATGGCATTGATAAGGCGACCGGTCGCGTCCTTTGGAACCTGGTTCTGCCGGGGCAACCGTCAACCGGTCCTTCGGTCGACGATGATCAGGTCTATTTCGGGACTCTTGACGGCAGTGTTTACGCGTACGATCTGAAGAAGATTCACAAGCTTTATGAAGAGCGACGCTTGCCGAAGTGGTCGGGACAGGCGCAGGTCTGGAAATCGAAGGCGGCGAAAGAAATCACATCACCGCCGATGCCGGTCGGTCGATTTGTCTATTTCGCCAGCCGCGATGCCTCGTTGTATTCTGTTGCCAAGTCGAATCGAAAGCTGATCTATCAGTTCGAAACGGATGGTCCGATCGTTGCGCCCCTTGCTCGTTCTGGCGACACGCTATTCGTGGCCTCGGACGACAATAATTTTATGGCGCTGATGCTGACGAGCGGTAAGGTGAAATGGGAATTCACATCCGGTTTGCCGATTCGAAAACCGATTCGCGCCATTGGGCAGGATTTGTACGTGTTCCCACAGCGTGGCGGCATGTATTCACTCGATCCCGCGAGCGGAAATCAGCGGTGGTCGCAGCCAGATCTGTCGGAATTCGTCGCGATTATGGGTGACACTGTTGCGACGACGGATGTGGATGGAAACATCGTTCTGGTGAATCGCGCCAAGGGTGAGATTCTTGGTTCGATGCCGCTGCGACGATTCTCCGTTCGCGTGGGCAATGAACGTACCGACCGCATTTATATGGCGACGGAAAGCGGCGTGGTGATGTGTCTAAGACAAA from Schlesneria paludicola DSM 18645 carries:
- a CDS encoding outer membrane protein assembly factor BamB family protein, with the protein product MKRFWKRLILPLLISSALNNFVQAQVTGGNPLPTQQQLSHLSLERAWWSHAVINPQRDKVEHVTVDEDLVYVQATSGVMTAFDAENGRQIWSVQVGRFDQPSFAATSNEDEVLTVNGGSMYGIDKATGRVLWNLVLPGQPSTGPSVDDDQVYFGTLDGSVYAYDLKKIHKLYEERRLPKWSGQAQVWKSKAAKEITSPPMPVGRFVYFASRDASLYSVAKSNRKLIYQFETDGPIVAPLARSGDTLFVASDDNNFMALMLTSGKVKWEFTSGLPIRKPIRAIGQDLYVFPQRGGMYSLDPASGNQRWSQPDLSEFVAIMGDTVATTDVDGNIVLVNRAKGEILGSMPLRRFSVRVGNERTDRIYMATESGVVMCLRQIGHNFPVFHQYPDRLPLLPEFAPEDGQEEPSATKDESEAGS